In one Acipenser ruthenus chromosome 10, fAciRut3.2 maternal haplotype, whole genome shotgun sequence genomic region, the following are encoded:
- the LOC117404344 gene encoding serine/threonine-protein kinase 17B-like: MSRKRSESKSSQPGLLTEIQTPIRTDGLDSHYHITSDELGRGKFAVVKKCVEKSTGKEYAAKFLKKRRRGRDCRVEIVHEVAVLESARWNSRVVNLHEVFETEHEIVLVLEYAAGGEIFDHCASEEALTERQITRLLRQTLEGVHLLHQNNLVHLDLKPQNILLTSLSPLGDIKIVDFGLSRRLGAGSELREITGTPEYVAPEILNYEPITTATDMWSVGVIAYMLVTGESPFAGNDKQETYLNVSQVNVEYCKEAFAGVSELAVDFIRKLLVKSAEDRPSAADCLSHPWLWQGAWGSDSDPPLSQPPRERSAGKWGPPIPQGNPEDKENILEESPSLPKRFRFDSLAGESVL, encoded by the exons ATGTCCAGGAAGAGGTCAGAGAGCAAGTCTTCTCAGCCGGGACTACTCACTGAAATTCAGACCCCGATCAGGACGGACGGTTTGGACAGTCATTACCACATCACCTCAGACGAACTTGGCAG gggtaAATTTGCCGTGGTTAAGAAGTGTGTTGAAAAGTCCACAGGGAAGGAGTATGCTGCCAAGTTCCTGAAGAAGCGTCGGAGAGGCCGTGACTGCAGAGTGGAGATCGTGCACGAGGTGGCGGTTCTAGAATCAGCGCGGTGGAATTCACGCGTTGTCAACCTGCATGAGGTGTTCGAAACAGAGCACGAGATCGTCCTGGTCCTGGAATA TGCGGCAGGGGGCGAGATCTTTGACCACTGTGCTTCGGAGGAGGCGCTGACAGAGAGGCAGATCACCCGGCTCCTCAGACAGACCCTGGAGGGAGTGCACCTGCTGCACCAGAACAACCTGGTTCACCTCGACCTCAAG CCTCAGAACATCCTGCTGACCAGCCTGTCTCCCCTGGGGGACATCAAGATCGTGGACTTCGGCCTGTCAAGGAGGCTGGGGGCAGGCAGTGAGCTGCGTGAGATCACGGGGACCCCGGAGTACGTGG CACCAGAAATACTGAACTATGAGCCCATAACAACAGCAACAGACATGTG GAGTGTGGGGGTGATCGCGTACATGCTGGTGACGGGTGAATCTCCGTTCGCGGGAAACGACAAGCAGGAGACCTACCTGAACGTGTCGCAGGTCAATGTGGAATACTGCAAAGAGGCCTTCGCTGGCGTGTCAGAGCTAGCTGTCGACTTCATCAGAAAGCTGCTTGTCAAATCGGCAGA GGACCGGCCGAGTGCAGCTGACTGCCTCTCTCACCCGTGGTTGTGGCAAGGGGCTTGGGGCTCGGACAGTGACCCACCACTCAGCCAGCCCCCCAGGGAGAGAAGCGCAGGCAAGTGGGGCCCCCCCATCCCCCAGGGGAACCCCGAGGACAAAGAGAACATCCTGGAGGagtccccctccctccccaagAGGTTCCGCTTCGACTCACTGGCAGGAGAGAGCGTGctctga
- the c10h2orf69 gene encoding LOW QUALITY PROTEIN: mitochondrial protein C2orf69 homolog (The sequence of the model RefSeq protein was modified relative to this genomic sequence to represent the inferred CDS: inserted 1 base in 1 codon), with amino-acid sequence MSTSTGSSESTGLNPALSDPERWLRLPAVQGYEPQRVNNMLLLCPAAPKSRGGVQTVTAGPANQQVIFFPGDVQNFHKVMSSHHENQQWQRWSLENVAELLSRRFELTPFLASITDMYWLDGGHPGGSSTWVTSQEALXLASSGIGVHSHVTPYEVRDPMRAWVRKEHKRFVRALQELGVPIVDKLHFENQLPSLEQHFRVLEEF; translated from the exons ATGAGCACGTCTACAGGCTCCTCGGAAAGCACGGGGCTGAATCCTGCTCTGTCCGACCCGGAGCGCTGGCTGAGATTGCCCGCCGTCCAGGGCTACGAGCCTCAACGGGTAAACAACATGCTGCTTCTCTGCCCCGCTGCGCCCAAGAGCCGGGGAGGCGTTCAGACAGTCACGGCTGGACCCGCGAATCAACAGGTCATATTCTTCCCGGGAGATGTACAG aatTTCCACAAGGTGATGTCCTCGCACCACGAGAACCAGCAGTGGCAGCGCTGGAGCCTGGAGAACGTGGCTGAGCTGCTGTCGAGGCGTTTCGAGCTGACCCCCTTCTTGGCGAGCATCACGGACATGTACTGGCTGGACGGAGGACATCCTGGGGGTAGCAGTACCTGGGTGACCAGCCAGGAGGCGC ACCTGGCCTCCAGCGGCATCGGCGTCCACTCGCACGTCACACCCTACGAGGTGCGTGACCCCATGCGGGCCTGGGTCAGGAAGGAGCACAAGAGGTTTGTGCGGGCGCTCCAGGAGCTGGGGGTCCCCATTGTGGACAAACTGCACTTTGAAAACCAGCTGCCCTCCCTGGAGCAACACTTCCGCGTGCTGGAGGAGTTCTGA